The Poseidonibacter lekithochrous region TTATAGAAATGATTTAATAAAGCATTTGAGAAAAATAGTTGTTCTTTATTTAATGGTGTAATTATTTGATTTCTAACCTCTACTTCATCTAATACTTTAATTCTTTTATTTTGAATATTAGCTAGTATTACTTGATCTGAAGATTTGATTTTAAAACAATATGAATAGTTATAAGGTTTATACTCTTTATCAAAGTTAGTAATTTCTTGATTATCTAAGTTCTCTTGGTCTTCGAAGTTTATAGTGATTTCTTTAACAAACTCATAATTGAATTCATCTTTTTTTGAGCCACTTAAAGCATCTGTTTTTATATCAAGAGATATTGCTCTTGTTCTAGCCATGATATCTAGTGATAAAAATTCAACCTCTTCTTCATAATAAAGATTAGCAAATTTAGCAATTTCTAGTATCTTTCTATCATTTATAATATTAGGTGATACACTCTTGATATTAACGTCATACTCTTCTTTAGAGATTATATCAATAGTTGTATTATCGCGGTCAATTATTTCTAGTCTAATGATTTTATATAAACCATTTTTACTTGAGCTTTTAATATTAGAGTTTTCTAATATTCTAGCAAACTCTCTAGCTTGAAAATTGATCTCTTCAAAACCACTTTTTTTACTATCAATTTCATCTAGAACTGTTTCAGGAAGAATGATTAAATTCTTACCCTCTTCTGATAGTTTGAATATATTATTTGCATCTTCTAATAATATATTCGTATCTAATACATAATATTTATCAAAAATCATTTTGCATCTTTCGGTGTTTGTTTTAATACTTTATATACAATAAATGCACCAAGTGCTAAGGTAATTACTGTAAATAAAATTGAGAATGTTTTTGTAATAACATACCCTACTATTAATAAAGATAGAATAGTTGGAACTTCATTATATGCTCTAAAGAAATTACCACTTTTAGTGAAGTTATCTACTGCTAATTCTTTTCTATATTTCTCTAAAGAGAATGAATATATTACTAGAAGAAAAGCAAATAAAAGTTTTGCATGCATCCATCCACCAGCTTCAGCAGATAACAAATATGGATTCATATATAACATAACAGCACCACTAAATATTGTAGCCCACATAGCTGGCATACCAATGTATTTATATATTTTAAATTCTTGGATTTTAACTACATCTGTGTAATCTTTTTTATTCTTTTGTTCAACATGATAAACATACAATCTTGGTAAGTAAAAAAGCATCGCCATCCATGACATGAATGACATTACATGAAATGTCAATATCCAACTATAATATTCCATCTTATTCCTTGTTTTTAATTTTCTTTATCCATTCATTTAGTGTTTTCTCAAAACCAATATTTTGGCTCTCATAAAGTTTTAAATCTTCTTTTAAATACTCTTGTTCCACATATCCACCAAAATCATGTGGATATAAATATCCTATATGTTGAGAATCTAAATGTTTA contains the following coding sequences:
- the hemJ gene encoding protoporphyrinogen oxidase HemJ is translated as MEYYSWILTFHVMSFMSWMAMLFYLPRLYVYHVEQKNKKDYTDVVKIQEFKIYKYIGMPAMWATIFSGAVMLYMNPYLLSAEAGGWMHAKLLFAFLLVIYSFSLEKYRKELAVDNFTKSGNFFRAYNEVPTILSLLIVGYVITKTFSILFTVITLALGAFIVYKVLKQTPKDAK
- a CDS encoding PhoH family protein, yielding MIFDKYYVLDTNILLEDANNIFKLSEEGKNLIILPETVLDEIDSKKSGFEEINFQAREFARILENSNIKSSSKNGLYKIIRLEIIDRDNTTIDIISKEEYDVNIKSVSPNIINDRKILEIAKFANLYYEEEVEFLSLDIMARTRAISLDIKTDALSGSKKDEFNYEFVKEITINFEDQENLDNQEITNFDKEYKPYNYSYCFKIKSSDQVILANIQNKRIKVLDEVEVRNQIITPLNKEQLFFSNALLNHFYNVLIVEAKAGSGKTLLALSAALKLVRQKYFQRIIYIRNSIESVDKGEDVGYLPGLEEKFKIYNHPLMDSLDYIIRSEYKRKKSKKNPEAMPELDEQELSARIEQMIANYSIETMWVGEMRGRTLSNAIVIIDEAQNMSNKTMQMVLSRIDNTCKVTILGSNKQIDNFYVNKYTNALTTLLKSTKDESTLVNTFAIKLQKVLRGPITEWAEQIFTKK